Proteins encoded in a region of the Zea mays cultivar B73 chromosome 2, Zm-B73-REFERENCE-NAM-5.0, whole genome shotgun sequence genome:
- the LOC103649202 gene encoding uncharacterized protein produces the protein MPPTNDPVSTPTVPTPDKQQHDQESHVPTDHIKVSDDIVSGNVCKKATAMDDPIFDKTPKSNAPTTDKPADPKLTPKINSEGQKSVTHDTPVSGAPLFDKTPLTDVRHVATTDLVAKDSSCKDAVAEHPHVSREDCARNLLKFILSGQLDPSMSIINFGGFGGSVLDVVQSFGPNKCLENTFMQGFIDCIRQDDVLYNPDSVINTLILNVNVGTVLNIEEFEQHSSNPQPFTTTLLKEHLEPTLPSDDVLNQIKLILVPMLRRGHWTLYAINFERRRIDILDSNPYGTLLGGTTWKQIHNDQMMINGTKIPWSRLIMRRLSIALHEARPESTVPKFGNYKIGLLPNCPTMTPGSNDCGFFVANFLRYYDFDDGDLSEFYTPDEPLDQRAFVLHYLTFHRNNMVAPLPAELLPFKYSPRRRRCLKAKT, from the exons ATGCCTCCAACAAATGATCCTGTATCCACACCAACTGTTCCAACACCTGATAAACAACAACATGATCAGGAAAGCCATGTTCCTACTGATCATATCAAAGTATCAGATGAT ATTGTCAGTGGGAACGTCTGCAAAAAAGCTACAGCTATGGATGATCCTATTTTTGACAAGACTCCAAAATCTAAT GCTCCCACAACAGACAAGCCTGCTGATCCTAAGTTAACACCAAAAATAAATAGT GAAGGACAAAAATCTGTTACACATGATACTCCTGTATCTGGTGCACCTCTGTTTGATAAAACCCCGTTGACAGATGTCAGACATGTT GCAACTACTGACCTGGTTGCAAAGGATAGTTCCTGTAAAGACGCAGTCGCTGAACATCCCCACGTGTCACGTGAAGACTGTGCTCGCAACCTGCTTAAGTTCATTTTGTCAGGACAACTAGATCCGAGCAT GtctatcattaattttggaggatTTGGAGGGTCTGTACTTGATGTTGTCCAGTCGTTTGGTCCCAACAAATGTCTTGAGAATACTTTCATGCAGGGATTTATCGACTGTATTCGTCAGGATGATGTTTTATACAATCCAGATTCTGTAATCAACACTCTAATACTGAACGTCAACGTTGGG ACCGTTTTGAATATTGAGGAGTTTGAACAACACAGTTCAAATCCACAACCCTTCACAACAACCCTTCTTAAAGAACATCTTGAACCGACCCTACCTTCAGATGATGTTCTAAACCAGATTAAATTG ATACTGGTTCCTATGCTACGCCGAGGCCACTGGACCCTTTATGCAATCAATTTTGAACGTCGTCGCATAGACATCTTAGATTCAAACCCTTATGGTACATTGCTTGGAGGCACTACATGGAAACAAATCCATAATGATCAAATGATGATAAATGGAACGAAGATACCTTGGTCCAGACTCATAATGAGAAGACTTAGCATTGCCTTACATGAAGCTCGACCTGAGTCAACTGTACCAAAGTTTGGCAACTACAAGATTGGGCTTCTTCCCAACTGTCCAACCATGACACCAGGGTCAAATGATTGTGGTTTTTTTGTTGCAAACTTCCTCCGCTACTACGATTTTGATGATGGTGACTTATCAGAATTTTATACTCCG GATGAACCATTGGACCAACGTGCCTTTGTTCTGCATTACCTTACCTTTCATCGCAACAACATGGTTGCCCCCCTTCCTGCAGAACTGTTGCCTTTCAAGtattctccaaggaggcgccgctGTTTGAAAGCCAAGACTTAG